One region of Paenibacillus polymyxa M1 genomic DNA includes:
- a CDS encoding AI-2E family transporter has product MDQLTKSRLFRYGIWTLLGLVILYFIWLLRPLFLHLYEFLKTIIAPFAVAMIISYVLNPVVSMLGGRKVPRSVAVLLIYAVFLASLIVILMNLIPMFIEQLDELNEHLPELTMHAQGLMTNMDSGILPQGVRTGMNQWFFQLENRMATGISTFMDNIGGMINMLFNVFIVPFLIFYILKDFDVFERTIVSYLPRSRRKAIVSVLKEIDQALGNYVRGQLLVCVIIGVMAYIGYMLIGMPYALLLAGVVALFNIVPYLGPFLGAAPAVIMASTVSLKMVLLVVVVNACIQVLESNVISPQVVGRTLHLHPLAIIFALLVGGEIAGIAGLILAVPVMAVLKVGLQHFFAYYVKRKTI; this is encoded by the coding sequence ATGGACCAATTAACGAAAAGTAGACTGTTCCGGTACGGCATATGGACGCTGCTGGGACTTGTCATTCTATATTTTATCTGGCTGCTGAGACCTTTGTTTTTGCATTTGTATGAATTTCTGAAAACAATCATTGCTCCGTTTGCGGTAGCGATGATCATCTCCTATGTACTTAATCCTGTAGTGAGTATGCTGGGCGGTCGAAAGGTGCCTCGTAGTGTAGCTGTACTGCTTATTTACGCTGTGTTTTTGGCCAGTCTTATTGTGATCCTGATGAATCTGATTCCGATGTTCATTGAACAACTGGATGAGCTGAATGAGCATCTGCCAGAGCTGACCATGCATGCACAGGGACTAATGACGAATATGGACAGCGGTATTTTACCCCAAGGGGTGCGTACGGGGATGAATCAATGGTTTTTCCAACTGGAGAATCGGATGGCTACTGGGATTTCTACCTTTATGGACAACATCGGTGGGATGATCAACATGTTGTTTAATGTGTTCATCGTACCTTTTCTCATTTTTTATATTTTAAAGGATTTTGACGTGTTTGAACGGACGATTGTTTCTTATCTCCCGCGTTCTCGTCGTAAGGCGATTGTATCGGTGCTTAAGGAAATTGATCAGGCGCTTGGCAACTATGTCAGGGGCCAATTGCTGGTGTGCGTCATTATTGGCGTAATGGCGTATATTGGATATATGCTGATTGGCATGCCTTATGCGCTGTTGCTGGCCGGAGTTGTGGCTCTTTTTAATATTGTTCCATATTTGGGCCCCTTTTTGGGCGCTGCACCGGCAGTAATTATGGCTTCTACGGTTTCTTTAAAAATGGTGCTTTTAGTGGTAGTCGTTAATGCCTGTATTCAAGTGTTAGAAAGTAATGTAATCTCTCCTCAGGTGGTGGGACGAACGCTGCATCTGCATCCGCTAGCCATTATTTTCGCTCTGCTAGTCGGTGGGGAAATTGCGGGAATTGCTGGCTTGATCTTGGCAGTTCCAGTGATGGCTGTTTTGAAGGTAGGGCTTCAGCATTTTTTTGCATATTACGTGAAGCGAAAAACAATCTAA
- the mnmA gene encoding tRNA 2-thiouridine(34) synthase MnmA, producing the protein MAKANHETRVVVGMSGGVDSSVTALLLKEQGYDVIGIFMKNWDDTDEFGRCTAEEDAEDVRRVCEQIDIPYYTVNFEKEYFDKVFSYFLDEYKAGRTPNPDVMCNREIKFGEFLNKALDLGADYVATGHYARVVEEDGRFTLLRGVDSNKDQTYFLNALSQAQLSRTMFPIGHLPKPEVRRIAEAAGLYTAKKKDSTGVCFIGERNFKEFLSGYLPAKGGDMVDIATGEVKGRHDGLMYYTLGQRQGLGIGGSGSGEPWFVADKDLEKNILYVVQGDRHHSLYSTSLIATDVNWIEGADARPSGEFRCTAKFRYRQPDQQVTLQWLPDGTVHVVFDIHQKAITPGQAVVFYDGERCLGGGTIDKVEKLQPETV; encoded by the coding sequence ATGGCTAAAGCCAATCATGAAACCCGTGTCGTCGTCGGCATGTCCGGTGGCGTCGACTCATCCGTTACCGCGCTGCTGCTAAAGGAGCAGGGCTATGACGTAATCGGCATCTTCATGAAAAATTGGGATGACACGGATGAATTTGGCCGTTGTACGGCTGAAGAGGATGCGGAGGATGTGCGCCGCGTCTGTGAACAGATCGACATTCCTTACTATACAGTCAATTTTGAAAAAGAATACTTCGATAAAGTATTCTCCTATTTTCTTGATGAATATAAAGCTGGACGCACACCCAATCCGGATGTCATGTGCAACCGTGAAATTAAATTCGGCGAGTTTCTGAACAAAGCGCTGGATTTGGGAGCAGATTATGTTGCTACTGGACATTATGCACGGGTTGTGGAAGAAGACGGCCGCTTTACTTTGCTGAGAGGTGTGGATAGCAACAAGGATCAGACTTATTTCCTGAATGCATTAAGCCAAGCACAGTTGTCGCGCACCATGTTCCCGATCGGCCATCTGCCGAAACCAGAAGTACGCAGAATTGCAGAAGCTGCGGGACTTTATACAGCCAAGAAAAAAGACAGCACAGGTGTATGTTTTATCGGCGAACGCAATTTCAAGGAGTTTCTGAGTGGGTATCTGCCTGCAAAAGGTGGAGATATGGTGGATATCGCTACGGGTGAAGTCAAAGGACGTCACGATGGTCTGATGTACTATACACTGGGCCAAAGACAAGGCTTGGGCATTGGCGGCTCAGGTTCAGGCGAACCATGGTTCGTAGCAGATAAAGATTTGGAGAAGAATATCCTGTATGTGGTACAAGGTGATCGTCACCACAGCCTGTATTCTACCAGCCTGATTGCCACGGATGTAAACTGGATTGAAGGCGCAGATGCACGTCCATCCGGCGAATTCCGCTGCACAGCCAAGTTCCGCTACCGCCAGCCTGATCAGCAAGTAACTTTACAATGGCTTCCGGATGGAACCGTGCATGTCGTATTCGATATACATCAAAAGGCCATTACCCCTGGACAAGCTGTTGTATTTTATGACGGGGAACGTTGTCTGGGTGGCGGAACCATTGATAAGGTTGAAAAACTTCAGCCTGAAACAGTTTAA
- a CDS encoding PPK2 family polyphosphate kinase: protein MSDSLGMLTPGKKVSLKEWDPKDTKNIKNKEEIRQETDQLKERFAELQSKLFTEKKQAVLFVFQGMDCSGKDGVIKQVFSNLNPAGVTVHSFKSPTTEELSHDFLWRAHSVTPGRGYIAAFNRSYYEDVLITRVHGQVSDKQAKRNIKHIKHFEQLLLDSGVKVVKIFLHISKQFQLEKLIDRIEKPRKNWKLDPSDLQERKFWKQYTQYYEEVLELSATKQAPWYVVPSDNRWYRDYTVLRIAVQTLEEMKLSDPDPRPELKALLPELYKERDKK, encoded by the coding sequence ATGTCTGATTCATTAGGAATGCTGACACCGGGTAAAAAAGTTTCTTTGAAAGAATGGGACCCCAAGGATACGAAGAATATCAAAAACAAAGAAGAAATCCGACAGGAAACAGATCAATTGAAGGAACGCTTCGCGGAATTACAAAGCAAATTATTTACAGAGAAAAAACAAGCCGTTTTGTTTGTATTTCAGGGTATGGATTGCAGCGGAAAAGATGGCGTGATCAAGCAGGTGTTTTCTAATCTTAACCCTGCGGGAGTGACTGTACACAGCTTTAAATCACCTACGACGGAGGAATTAAGCCATGATTTCTTGTGGCGCGCCCATAGCGTAACTCCAGGACGCGGATATATTGCAGCGTTCAACCGTTCTTACTACGAAGATGTGCTGATCACACGTGTCCACGGGCAGGTATCCGATAAACAGGCCAAACGGAATATAAAGCATATCAAGCATTTTGAACAGTTGTTGCTGGATAGTGGTGTAAAGGTGGTTAAAATCTTTTTACATATTTCGAAGCAATTCCAGTTGGAAAAGCTGATTGACCGGATTGAGAAGCCTCGCAAAAACTGGAAGCTTGATCCGAGTGATTTGCAGGAACGAAAATTTTGGAAGCAATATACCCAATACTATGAGGAAGTACTAGAGCTAAGTGCAACCAAGCAAGCTCCATGGTATGTTGTTCCTTCAGACAATCGTTGGTATAGAGATTATACTGTACTGCGGATTGCTGTCCAAACGCTAGAGGAAATGAAGCTATCTGACCCTGATCCACGACCTGAACTCAAAGCACTTTTACCTGAATTATACAAAGAACGAGATAAAAAATAG
- the alaS gene encoding alanine--tRNA ligase — protein MKASEIRSKWLEFFESKGHVIEPSAPLVPHKDPSLLWINAGMAPLKPYFDGRVKPENPRIANSQKCIRTNDIENVGKTRRHHTFFEMLGNFSIGDYFKEEVITWAWEFLTDPKWIGFDPERLAVTVYPEDEEAYKLWNEKVGLPAERIIKLEDNFWDIGEGPCGPCTEIFYDRGEAYGSDMTDPEMYPGGENERYLEVWNLVFSQFNHNKDGSYTPLPNKNIDTGAGLERFASILQNVDSNFDTDIFQPLIQKTAAMAGVKYNDNVDSDVALKVIADHVRTVTFAIGDGVLPSNEGRGYVIRRLLRRAVRYGKMLGMNRPFMFELVETVGDIMGVYYPEVVDKRDFIIKVIKTEEERFHETLTDGLAILADISAQAKAEGRNVISGADAFKLYDTYGFPFDLTEDYADEQGLKVDREGFDEAMQEQRQRARDAHQDNASMKIQGGALSDLAVKSDFVGYNDLVTESKIVAIVYDDMLVESVSEGQSCQVVLDVTPFYAESGGQVSDHGLLRGGTVTAKVEGLFKAPQGQHVHQVVVEAGELNVGDTVKAEVDQASRGEIEKNHTATHLLHKALKEVLGDHVNQAGSLVEPGRLRFDFSHFGSITPEELADIELRVNRAIWSQLNVTIELKPIDEAKALGAMALFGEKYGDIVRVVKVGDYSIELCGGCHVSNTSQIGLFKLVSESGIGSGVRRIEAVTGRFGFEYMEGQLELLKVSAGLVKSKLSEVPKRIESLQQQIKDLSRENESLQSKLSAIEAGQLTDQVVQAGGVQLLAARVQASSMDALRAIADELKSKLPAAVLALGAAMDDKVNFVVVVPAEHTKTGLHAGKLVKEIAAVCGGGGGGRPDMAQAGGKDASKLDEALQRAHELVSAASQG, from the coding sequence ATGAAAGCTAGTGAAATCCGCTCCAAATGGCTGGAGTTTTTTGAAAGTAAGGGACATGTGATTGAACCAAGCGCACCGCTTGTTCCACACAAAGATCCTTCCCTGCTATGGATTAATGCGGGTATGGCGCCGCTTAAGCCTTATTTTGACGGACGCGTAAAACCAGAAAATCCACGTATCGCCAATTCGCAAAAATGTATTCGGACGAACGACATTGAAAATGTCGGTAAAACGCGCCGTCATCATACGTTTTTCGAAATGCTTGGGAACTTTTCTATTGGCGACTATTTCAAGGAAGAAGTCATCACATGGGCGTGGGAGTTTCTGACAGACCCGAAATGGATCGGCTTTGATCCAGAACGTCTGGCTGTAACGGTATATCCTGAGGATGAAGAAGCGTACAAGCTGTGGAATGAAAAAGTTGGACTTCCGGCTGAACGTATCATCAAACTGGAAGACAATTTCTGGGATATCGGTGAAGGCCCTTGCGGACCTTGTACGGAAATTTTTTATGATCGTGGCGAAGCCTACGGCAGCGACATGACGGACCCTGAAATGTATCCAGGGGGAGAAAATGAGCGTTATCTGGAAGTGTGGAACCTCGTATTCTCACAATTCAACCATAACAAAGATGGCAGCTACACGCCGCTTCCCAATAAAAATATAGATACAGGAGCTGGTTTGGAGCGTTTTGCATCCATTTTGCAAAATGTGGATTCCAACTTCGATACGGATATCTTCCAGCCACTAATCCAGAAAACGGCTGCCATGGCAGGAGTTAAATATAACGACAATGTGGACAGTGATGTGGCTCTCAAGGTCATTGCTGACCATGTTCGTACCGTGACTTTCGCGATTGGTGACGGTGTACTTCCTTCTAATGAAGGACGAGGTTACGTCATTCGCCGTTTGCTGCGCCGGGCTGTTCGCTATGGAAAAATGTTGGGCATGAATCGTCCATTTATGTTTGAACTGGTGGAAACCGTTGGGGATATCATGGGCGTATACTACCCTGAGGTCGTGGACAAGCGGGATTTCATCATCAAAGTGATTAAAACAGAAGAAGAGCGTTTCCATGAAACATTGACAGACGGATTAGCTATTTTGGCTGATATCAGTGCTCAGGCAAAGGCCGAAGGCCGCAACGTCATTAGCGGAGCAGATGCTTTCAAGCTATATGATACGTACGGGTTCCCATTCGACCTCACAGAGGATTATGCGGACGAGCAGGGCTTGAAAGTAGACCGTGAAGGCTTTGATGAAGCGATGCAGGAACAGCGTCAACGTGCGCGCGATGCTCATCAAGATAATGCCAGCATGAAGATTCAGGGCGGAGCTTTGTCTGATCTGGCGGTTAAAAGTGATTTTGTTGGATATAATGACCTCGTAACTGAGTCCAAAATTGTGGCAATTGTATATGATGATATGCTGGTGGAGAGTGTTAGTGAAGGACAGTCCTGTCAGGTCGTGCTGGATGTGACTCCTTTCTATGCCGAAAGCGGCGGGCAAGTGAGTGACCATGGCTTACTGCGTGGCGGAACGGTAACCGCGAAGGTTGAAGGGCTGTTCAAGGCGCCGCAAGGTCAGCATGTGCATCAAGTCGTTGTAGAGGCTGGTGAGCTGAACGTAGGCGATACGGTAAAAGCTGAAGTAGATCAAGCTTCACGTGGAGAAATTGAGAAAAACCATACGGCTACGCATTTGCTTCACAAAGCGCTTAAAGAAGTGCTGGGTGACCATGTCAATCAGGCGGGTTCCTTGGTAGAACCTGGGCGTCTGCGTTTTGACTTCTCCCATTTTGGTAGCATTACTCCAGAAGAGCTGGCGGATATTGAACTGCGGGTTAACCGTGCCATCTGGAGCCAACTGAATGTGACGATTGAACTGAAACCGATTGACGAAGCCAAAGCTCTTGGAGCGATGGCACTGTTTGGTGAGAAATATGGTGATATCGTACGGGTCGTTAAGGTTGGCGATTACAGTATCGAACTGTGCGGAGGATGTCATGTCAGCAATACTTCGCAAATTGGTTTGTTCAAGCTTGTCAGCGAGAGCGGCATCGGGTCAGGTGTACGTCGTATTGAAGCAGTGACCGGACGTTTTGGTTTTGAGTATATGGAAGGTCAATTAGAGCTGTTGAAGGTGTCGGCTGGGCTTGTTAAATCCAAGCTGTCCGAGGTGCCAAAACGCATCGAATCTTTGCAGCAACAAATTAAAGACCTCAGTCGTGAAAATGAATCACTGCAAAGCAAGTTGAGCGCTATTGAGGCGGGTCAGCTGACTGATCAAGTCGTGCAAGCTGGCGGAGTGCAGTTGTTGGCTGCACGCGTGCAGGCCTCCAGCATGGATGCGCTGCGTGCAATTGCTGATGAGCTGAAAAGTAAGCTCCCTGCAGCTGTGCTGGCGCTAGGCGCTGCAATGGACGACAAAGTTAATTTTGTCGTTGTTGTCCCGGCTGAGCATACCAAGACGGGACTTCATGCAGGTAAGCTCGTGAAAGAAATTGCGGCCGTATGCGGCGGCGGTGGCGGCGGACGACCTGACATGGCGCAAGCCGGGGGTAAGGATGCCAGCAAGCTGGACGAAGCACTTCAACGTGCGCATGAATTGGTGTCAGCAGCCTCACAAGGATAA
- a CDS encoding cysteine desulfurase family protein: MNRIYLDHAASTPMHPEVAQTMMDIMTGQFGNASSVHAFGRDAKRTVSAARDAVAASLGCKPEEIIFTSGGTESDNLALFGTATADGRTSGHIITTAIEHHAVLHACDELEKAGYQVTYVPVNGFGRVNPVDIEAAIRPDTFLISMMYANNEVGVIQPVQEVGQIAREHGIIFHVDAVQAFGHISIDCGNLPIDLLSVSGHKINGPQGVGALYIRRGTRIQPLMHGGLQEKKRRAGTENIAGIAGLAKAATLANASIEERGAHDMALRQTLLKALEGSLGSHEFIINGDPEYFVPNVLNISFPAIGTETMLMNLDMEGIAAASGSACTSGSLELSHVLQAMDLPEDVLNSAIRFSFGLGNTTEEMEYTAKKIETIWKRLRTRN, encoded by the coding sequence ATGAACAGAATTTATCTGGATCATGCCGCATCGACTCCTATGCATCCTGAGGTTGCGCAGACTATGATGGACATCATGACCGGTCAATTCGGCAACGCTTCGAGCGTTCATGCCTTTGGCCGTGATGCCAAGCGCACCGTCAGCGCAGCGCGGGATGCCGTTGCGGCCTCTTTGGGCTGCAAGCCTGAAGAAATTATATTTACGAGCGGAGGGACAGAGAGTGATAATCTGGCCCTGTTTGGGACGGCTACGGCAGATGGTCGTACTTCCGGCCATATTATTACAACCGCGATTGAACATCACGCCGTGCTTCATGCTTGCGATGAGCTGGAAAAAGCGGGATACCAGGTAACCTATGTCCCGGTCAATGGTTTTGGGCGTGTGAATCCTGTGGATATTGAGGCAGCTATTCGCCCGGATACTTTTTTGATCAGCATGATGTATGCCAACAATGAGGTGGGCGTCATTCAGCCGGTTCAAGAAGTAGGACAGATTGCGAGAGAGCATGGAATTATATTTCATGTAGATGCAGTTCAAGCCTTCGGGCATATATCCATCGACTGCGGGAACCTCCCGATTGACTTACTTAGTGTGTCTGGCCATAAGATTAACGGACCGCAAGGGGTGGGTGCATTGTATATCCGTCGGGGTACACGCATTCAGCCGCTAATGCATGGGGGACTTCAGGAGAAGAAGCGCCGTGCCGGAACAGAAAATATCGCCGGCATTGCTGGGCTGGCTAAAGCCGCAACTCTTGCCAATGCTTCTATTGAGGAGCGAGGAGCACACGATATGGCTCTTCGCCAAACGTTGCTAAAAGCGTTGGAAGGCTCTCTGGGTAGCCATGAGTTTATAATTAACGGTGATCCTGAATATTTTGTGCCTAATGTGCTAAATATTAGCTTTCCGGCCATTGGTACAGAGACCATGCTGATGAATCTCGATATGGAAGGAATCGCAGCGGCCAGTGGATCAGCCTGCACTTCGGGGTCTCTAGAGCTATCGCATGTATTGCAGGCGATGGATCTTCCTGAAGATGTTTTGAATTCAGCGATTCGGTTTAGCTTCGGTTTGGGTAATACTACGGAAGAAATGGAATACACGGCCAAGAAAATTGAAACCATATGGAAGCGGCTGCGTACTAGGAACTAG
- a CDS encoding methyl-accepting chemotaxis protein — protein MNLKMKLILLFTCIVIVAAGPLSVISMTSVKNQANHDIQELMNSKASETVNQLNGWTGGKAEIIETLAASLESSDISSDAKIASLKAAFQNYKDQNISNIYAGYEDGSYWDGSGWFEANYDPRARPWYKDAKTKGEMYYSSPYTDAGSNDFTISIAKPLKDANGSITGVVSEDIMLNDMTRMIQSINLNGLGYAFLIDQKGVVIAHPDNKLAGKNLKETPELGSSTATLLSAASGKTDYSYNGSDRQLYFKKMPSTGWIVGLSISKDIAFQEYYSTRNQLIITVAIILVVAMLLATWAANNFIKPIRRLQANVKRIAEGDMTARVDIKGKDEIASLGTDFNLMSDNLTHLLRKVSDTASDVSSASHDMHQHAKDTGTIASQISSAVQELAQGASDQAEAVYSGSEKLTHMTGSINQIGESVKRTQTAVFETDSAVLAGYETAERQAKLAAESRQTTTAAGEAVDSLTLKTQDIERLAGAIHDIAAQTNLLALNASIEAARAGEHGRGFAVVAGEVRKLAEQAGNSSDNIMSKLEEIKIAGVQSAEEMKKALAVTVEQEHAAIATRQAFESIRGASQHMLAQIEDVSAAADHLRVNAGHISDVISSVVAVSEQSAASTEEVASSVQEQGHAMNNIADLSAKLDSHADLLLEEVKRFKL, from the coding sequence ATGAACTTAAAAATGAAGCTTATTCTTCTTTTCACTTGCATTGTAATCGTTGCAGCCGGGCCTTTATCCGTCATTAGCATGACAAGCGTTAAAAATCAGGCCAATCATGATATCCAAGAGCTTATGAACAGCAAAGCTTCCGAAACCGTGAATCAGCTCAACGGATGGACAGGCGGCAAAGCTGAAATTATCGAAACATTAGCTGCGAGTCTGGAATCCAGTGATATTTCATCAGATGCCAAAATAGCATCTCTGAAAGCAGCTTTCCAAAACTATAAGGATCAAAATATTTCCAACATTTATGCAGGCTATGAGGATGGTTCTTACTGGGATGGATCTGGCTGGTTTGAAGCAAATTATGATCCTCGCGCTCGCCCGTGGTACAAGGATGCCAAAACCAAGGGAGAAATGTATTATTCATCACCTTACACTGACGCAGGCAGTAATGACTTCACCATTTCCATCGCTAAACCGCTCAAGGATGCGAACGGCTCTATCACCGGGGTAGTCAGCGAAGATATTATGCTCAACGATATGACAAGAATGATTCAAAGCATAAATCTGAACGGATTGGGCTACGCATTTCTGATTGACCAAAAGGGAGTCGTAATCGCGCATCCAGATAACAAGCTGGCTGGCAAAAACCTCAAGGAAACCCCCGAGTTAGGATCATCGACCGCGACCCTGCTCAGCGCAGCTTCGGGAAAAACAGACTATAGCTACAATGGCAGTGACCGTCAGCTTTATTTTAAAAAAATGCCTAGCACAGGCTGGATTGTAGGCCTGTCTATTTCCAAAGATATAGCTTTTCAGGAGTATTACTCCACTCGTAATCAGTTGATTATTACTGTTGCTATCATTTTAGTCGTTGCTATGCTGCTGGCGACCTGGGCGGCAAACAACTTTATCAAGCCGATTCGCAGACTCCAAGCTAATGTCAAACGGATAGCTGAAGGCGATATGACCGCCCGTGTGGATATTAAGGGTAAAGATGAAATTGCCAGCCTGGGGACAGATTTTAACCTCATGTCAGACAATCTCACTCACCTGTTGCGTAAGGTATCAGATACAGCTAGCGATGTCAGTTCCGCTTCCCATGATATGCATCAACACGCCAAAGATACGGGAACTATTGCCTCACAAATTTCCAGTGCAGTACAGGAGCTGGCTCAAGGAGCAAGCGACCAAGCTGAGGCCGTATATTCCGGTTCTGAAAAGCTGACACACATGACAGGCTCCATCAACCAGATTGGCGAAAGTGTCAAACGGACCCAAACTGCTGTATTCGAAACAGATTCTGCTGTACTGGCCGGATATGAAACGGCAGAGCGCCAAGCGAAACTGGCAGCCGAGTCCAGACAAACGACCACTGCGGCAGGAGAGGCGGTAGATTCACTCACGTTGAAAACTCAGGATATTGAGCGGCTGGCCGGAGCCATCCACGATATCGCCGCACAAACAAACCTGCTGGCCCTCAATGCATCCATCGAAGCGGCACGGGCCGGGGAACACGGACGGGGTTTTGCCGTCGTCGCGGGCGAAGTGAGAAAGCTAGCCGAACAAGCGGGCAATTCCAGTGACAATATCATGAGTAAGCTGGAAGAAATTAAAATTGCGGGAGTACAAAGCGCAGAGGAAATGAAGAAGGCTCTTGCTGTAACTGTAGAACAGGAGCATGCTGCCATTGCAACGAGACAGGCGTTTGAATCCATACGTGGCGCTTCTCAACACATGCTTGCCCAAATTGAAGACGTTTCTGCTGCAGCAGATCATCTCCGTGTGAATGCCGGACATATTTCCGATGTCATCTCCAGCGTTGTTGCTGTCTCTGAGCAAAGTGCAGCATCTACTGAGGAAGTAGCTTCTTCAGTACAAGAACAAGGTCATGCTATGAACAATATTGCCGACCTTTCTGCCAAACTTGATTCTCATGCAGATCTTCTATTGGAAGAGGTCAAACGCTTTAAATTGTAG
- the cymR gene encoding cysteine metabolism transcriptional regulator CymR, which translates to MKISTKGRYGLTIMMELAARFGEGPTSLKSIAEKNQLSEHYLEQLIAPLRNAGLVKSIRGAYGGYILANEPSGVTAGDIIRVLEGPISPVDFTEEDDPAKRQLWLRIRDSIAEVLDSTTLKDLITYQEHDELDNYMFYI; encoded by the coding sequence TTGAAAATATCAACGAAAGGCCGTTACGGTCTGACCATTATGATGGAGCTTGCAGCCAGGTTTGGCGAAGGTCCAACTTCTTTGAAAAGTATTGCCGAAAAAAATCAGCTATCAGAGCATTATCTGGAACAGCTCATTGCGCCTTTGCGTAATGCAGGTTTGGTAAAAAGTATCCGTGGTGCTTACGGCGGTTATATTTTGGCGAATGAACCGTCAGGCGTAACAGCAGGAGACATCATTCGTGTGCTGGAAGGTCCGATTTCTCCGGTCGATTTTACGGAAGAAGACGATCCGGCTAAACGCCAGCTCTGGCTGCGAATTCGTGACAGCATTGCTGAAGTGCTGGATTCTACAACACTTAAGGACTTGATCACATACCAAGAACATGATGAATTGGATAATTACATGTTCTACATTTGA
- a CDS encoding DinB family protein, with protein sequence MLYSDELTCEPIAGKWSIQDVVSHIMGWDNNFTKALIQIIDKGQVMLKEHPDVHTFNDSSVAFGRTMKPHDLLNEAIAQRKQMIAKLQMVSESDFMRPVPNSLYTLETFLQEMFVQHDRHHKEQIMNSLQVIN encoded by the coding sequence TTGCTGTACTCAGATGAGTTAACTTGTGAACCTATAGCAGGTAAATGGTCGATTCAAGATGTGGTCAGTCATATTATGGGCTGGGATAATAACTTCACTAAGGCGCTTATACAGATTATCGATAAGGGACAAGTCATGCTCAAGGAGCATCCTGATGTACATACATTCAATGATTCATCTGTAGCGTTCGGTAGAACTATGAAACCACATGATTTGCTAAATGAAGCTATTGCTCAGCGTAAGCAAATGATTGCCAAACTCCAAATGGTATCAGAATCGGATTTTATGCGTCCAGTTCCTAATAGTCTGTACACTTTGGAAACCTTTTTACAAGAGATGTTTGTCCAGCATGACAGACATCATAAAGAGCAGATTATGAATTCTTTACAAGTTATAAACTAA
- a CDS encoding PRC-barrel domain-containing protein, which translates to MKLQDMIGLAVFNVEDGKQIGKIHDFMLTADWRITGIELEGKGLFSSHVKMVAWDDIVAYGEDAIMIRNQQAVRKTEAHDIQHTYLLGPGKLKDLSVLTEEGLMLGHISDVYFDQEMGNNIIGLEISDGFVSDIIEGRKWLPCTEDMSIGENAVMVPPLSEQRLEKAIYSVNG; encoded by the coding sequence ATGAAGCTTCAAGACATGATCGGACTTGCTGTTTTCAATGTCGAGGACGGGAAGCAGATTGGTAAAATACATGACTTTATGTTGACAGCTGATTGGCGAATTACAGGGATTGAGCTAGAAGGTAAAGGTCTTTTTTCATCTCATGTCAAAATGGTGGCTTGGGATGACATCGTTGCCTATGGTGAGGATGCGATCATGATTCGCAATCAGCAGGCCGTCCGTAAAACAGAGGCCCATGATATACAACATACGTACTTGCTTGGACCCGGTAAACTGAAGGATTTATCCGTGCTAACAGAGGAAGGGCTTATGCTCGGGCACATCTCGGATGTTTATTTTGACCAGGAAATGGGCAATAACATAATAGGCTTGGAAATCAGCGATGGTTTTGTATCGGATATTATAGAAGGGCGGAAATGGCTGCCCTGCACCGAAGATATGTCCATCGGGGAAAATGCTGTTATGGTTCCCCCGTTAAGCGAGCAGCGTCTGGAAAAAGCCATATATTCTGTTAATGGATAG